In Romboutsia lituseburensis, a genomic segment contains:
- a CDS encoding MATE family efflux transporter, with translation MLKQFLGYAIPSALAMCIASLNTIIDGVFLGNGIGNEALGAVNIVMPITIVFFGLATMVSVGGGALISKHFGANEDERGVSVFRQVTYMLIIMSICLSMICIIFSSKIVKIMGATETLQPLSAEYLSYYAAFCLPSLLGIAFNSFLRNDGKPKLAMVSTICGTICNIILNYIFIFMMGLGIKSAAIATGFGQIVTLLIALPHFILKKGKLSLGKQKLELDTVKEVFKIGVPSFFAEAAFSVIIFVHNLVLVNTIGEAGISTYAIINYITTNIYLILLGITLGAQPLISYNFGAQNSKAMIEVYKLSNKTSFIIGALFTLICFIFGKSIIGIFTTDKDLIEMAYIAVNINNLAYLFIGSNLTTTMYYQAIEMPKYSNIICAMRSILVLPIVLIVMAKLFGANGIWISMAISELIIITITYKSFKIDKYTQMSLSNMTV, from the coding sequence ATGCTTAAGCAATTTTTAGGATATGCAATTCCATCAGCATTAGCAATGTGTATAGCATCATTAAATACTATAATAGATGGAGTATTTTTAGGTAATGGAATAGGTAATGAGGCGTTAGGTGCTGTAAATATAGTAATGCCTATAACTATTGTGTTTTTTGGACTTGCGACGATGGTTTCTGTTGGAGGAGGAGCTTTAATATCAAAGCACTTTGGAGCAAATGAAGATGAAAGAGGTGTAAGTGTATTTAGACAAGTAACTTATATGTTAATTATAATGAGTATTTGTTTAAGTATGATATGTATAATTTTTTCTAGCAAAATAGTTAAGATAATGGGAGCAACAGAAACACTACAACCATTGTCAGCAGAGTACTTGAGCTATTATGCAGCGTTTTGTTTACCAAGTTTGTTAGGGATTGCATTTAATAGTTTTCTTAGAAATGATGGCAAACCTAAACTAGCAATGGTATCAACAATATGTGGGACTATATGTAATATAATTTTAAATTATATATTTATATTTATGATGGGATTAGGAATAAAAAGTGCAGCTATAGCAACTGGTTTTGGCCAAATAGTAACATTATTAATTGCATTACCTCATTTTATATTAAAAAAGGGTAAATTAAGTCTTGGAAAGCAAAAGCTTGAGTTGGATACAGTTAAAGAAGTGTTTAAAATTGGAGTGCCATCATTTTTTGCAGAGGCAGCCTTTTCAGTCATAATATTTGTCCATAATTTAGTGTTAGTAAATACTATAGGAGAAGCTGGCATATCTACTTATGCTATAATAAACTATATAACAACAAATATATATCTAATACTTTTAGGTATAACTTTAGGTGCACAGCCTCTTATAAGTTATAATTTTGGTGCTCAAAATAGTAAAGCAATGATAGAAGTTTATAAGCTTTCTAATAAAACATCTTTTATAATTGGAGCTTTATTTACATTAATATGCTTTATATTTGGTAAAAGCATAATAGGAATTTTTACTACAGACAAAGATTTAATAGAGATGGCTTATATAGCTGTTAATATAAATAACTTAGCATACTTATTTATAGGAAGTAATTTAACTACAACAATGTATTATCAAGCAATAGAAATGCCTAAATACTCAAATATAATTTGTGCAATGAGATCTATTTTAGTTTTACCAATTGTTTTAATAGTTATGGCGAAGTTATTTGGAGCAAATGGAATATGGATAAGTATGGCTATTTCAGAGTTAATAATTATAACAATAACTTATAAATCATTTAAAATTGATAAATATACTCAGATGTCTTTATCTAATATGACAGTTTAG
- a CDS encoding CD1871A family CXXC motif-containing protein, translated as MKERFIKYGVLVLSIGFIVGGVYRNEVKVVFNKATNICLECIGIG; from the coding sequence ATGAAAGAACGATTTATAAAATATGGTGTATTAGTTTTAAGTATTGGATTTATAGTTGGTGGAGTTTATAGAAATGAAGTTAAGGTAGTTTTTAATAAAGCTACAAATATATGTTTGGAGTGTATAGGCATTGGATAA
- a CDS encoding TetR/AcrR family transcriptional regulator: MKNKKENIIKMAQNCFNIHGIKNTSIDYIVKECKMSKSTFYKYFPTKEDLIWEILIYSSEKFAATSILLDSDDTKTPHEALKEKIQLVLDYLKYNSSFDPHLLEVFSKTKGDNLIEVKNKIKSSILNSYKSSLILIYGEEINVFIGDLIFIIDSLVHEFYLVMKMNKRHLSIEYIFEFIIRQIDININYLRNNKGIISESIFYTIDEIGENNYENVLKKTSINVINTIKELILSNSENKKLYDAINKIEEEFNLCNYDSLVMDAMIAYLEKQLFLQKHTNKLSRLLSKLGDDIKGGQ, translated from the coding sequence ATGAAAAATAAAAAAGAAAACATTATAAAAATGGCGCAAAATTGTTTTAATATTCACGGTATAAAGAATACATCTATAGACTACATAGTAAAAGAATGTAAAATGTCTAAATCAACATTTTATAAATATTTTCCAACTAAAGAAGATTTAATTTGGGAGATATTAATTTATTCAAGTGAAAAATTTGCTGCTACATCTATACTACTAGATTCAGATGATACAAAAACTCCTCATGAAGCGCTAAAAGAAAAAATTCAGCTTGTATTAGATTATTTAAAATACAATTCTTCTTTTGATCCACATTTATTAGAGGTCTTTTCAAAAACTAAAGGTGATAATTTAATCGAAGTAAAAAATAAAATAAAATCTAGTATATTAAATTCTTATAAATCTTCTTTAATTTTAATTTATGGAGAAGAAATAAATGTGTTTATTGGTGATTTAATATTTATAATTGATAGTTTAGTTCATGAATTTTATTTAGTTATGAAAATGAATAAAAGGCACTTAAGTATCGAATATATATTTGAGTTTATTATTAGGCAAATAGATATTAATATAAATTACCTTAGAAACAATAAGGGTATCATAAGTGAAAGCATATTTTATACAATCGATGAAATCGGAGAAAACAATTATGAAAATGTATTAAAAAAGACTTCTATAAACGTTATAAATACTATAAAAGAATTAATTTTATCTAATAGCGAAAATAAAAAGTTATATGATGCAATAAATAAAATAGAAGAAGAATTTAACTTATGTAACTATGATTCACTTGTAATGGATGCAATGATTGCTTATCTAGAAAAGCAACTATTCTTACAAAAACATACTAATAAATTAAGCAGACTATTATCTAAATTAGGAGATGACATAAAAGGTGGACAATAA
- a CDS encoding ABC transporter ATP-binding protein, giving the protein MKKTVLSVDNISKSIKRKNIIKNINFEIKEGDICGFVGPNGAGKTTLIRIITGLIKPTKGEIYINNYDVNIKRKEALSSLGAIVEAPIFFEYLTGEQALLNLSLLNLGYTKKQREKIVEESLKTVGLYERRNEKISTYSLGMKQRLGIAQSLLNNPKIIILDEPANGLDPMGMIELRELILKLNKDKDITFFISSHLLDELQKICEKLVIIKDGSLIWSGDTKDLIDDKKSNNLEEVFVNLMKENKTI; this is encoded by the coding sequence ATGAAGAAAACAGTATTAAGTGTTGATAATATATCAAAATCAATAAAAAGAAAAAATATAATAAAAAATATAAATTTTGAAATTAAAGAAGGCGATATCTGTGGATTTGTGGGGCCTAATGGTGCTGGTAAAACTACATTGATAAGAATTATAACAGGATTAATAAAACCAACTAAAGGTGAAATTTATATAAATAATTATGATGTGAATATAAAAAGAAAAGAAGCATTATCAAGTTTAGGTGCAATAGTTGAAGCACCGATATTTTTTGAGTACTTAACTGGAGAGCAAGCACTTTTAAATTTATCGTTACTAAATTTAGGTTATACAAAAAAGCAGAGAGAAAAGATAGTTGAAGAATCATTAAAAACAGTAGGTCTTTATGAAAGAAGAAATGAAAAAATATCTACTTACTCATTAGGGATGAAACAAAGGCTAGGAATAGCACAATCACTACTTAATAATCCTAAAATAATAATTTTAGATGAACCGGCAAATGGATTGGATCCAATGGGTATGATAGAACTTAGAGAATTAATACTAAAGTTAAATAAAGATAAAGATATAACATTTTTTATATCAAGCCATTTATTAGATGAATTACAAAAAATATGTGAAAAGCTTGTAATTATAAAAGATGGAAGCTTAATTTGGAGTGGAGATACAAAAGACCTTATAGATGATAAAAAATCAAATAATTTAGAAGAAGTATTTGTAAACTTAATGAAAGAAAATAAAACAATATAA
- a CDS encoding MFS transporter, translated as MSKLKNINKNIYLFFAINLLASFAMGIFNMFVGIYLKEVGYEENIVGMILSLNVFAMAIASIPSAYLIEKIGRKKSFKLGFISIAIGSIFLVLFKNIFLIGLMAIINGFGMSVKNTAEGMYITENTKEEERVSIFSINFIVSNIGMMSASFIGGILSTHMSKYFTSQQSITYIFIISAILSLLAFIPIYFMKEPKNLESRNFKECLQGYNHVISDKKVLSFMMYYLIIGIGAGMVVPFFSVYLKYSMNISDSIVGSILSISQFGCILGGSLIPFMSNKFGKSNSVIICQLISIPFLLSIAFPQGIILIVISFFMRNGLMNMATPLTQNLSMELVDKKDRTNLSSLISLCSNISRAIGISIGGFMMEKISYNSPYYLTVILYIIGVVIFASLYKNESKLVRQKKYKEEHAFRH; from the coding sequence ATGTCTAAACTAAAAAATATAAATAAAAACATATATTTATTCTTTGCAATAAATTTACTTGCATCATTTGCAATGGGCATTTTTAATATGTTTGTAGGTATTTATTTAAAAGAAGTAGGATATGAGGAAAATATAGTAGGAATGATACTATCCCTAAATGTATTTGCCATGGCAATAGCATCAATACCGAGTGCATATTTAATAGAAAAGATAGGAAGAAAAAAAAGTTTTAAATTGGGCTTTATATCAATAGCTATAGGAAGTATTTTTTTAGTACTATTTAAAAATATATTTTTAATTGGATTAATGGCAATAATAAATGGATTTGGAATGAGTGTGAAAAATACAGCGGAGGGAATGTATATAACTGAAAATACAAAAGAAGAAGAAAGAGTATCTATATTTAGCATAAATTTTATAGTATCAAATATAGGTATGATGAGCGCTTCGTTTATTGGTGGAATACTATCAACACATATGAGTAAATACTTCACATCACAGCAGTCTATAACATATATATTTATCATATCAGCAATATTATCTTTACTAGCATTTATACCAATTTATTTTATGAAAGAACCAAAAAACTTAGAATCTAGAAATTTTAAAGAATGTTTACAAGGATATAATCATGTTATATCAGATAAGAAAGTATTATCTTTTATGATGTATTATTTAATAATAGGTATCGGTGCAGGTATGGTAGTTCCATTTTTTAGCGTTTATTTAAAATATTCTATGAACATATCCGACAGCATAGTTGGTAGTATACTTTCAATATCTCAATTTGGATGTATATTAGGTGGAAGTTTAATTCCTTTTATGTCAAATAAATTTGGAAAATCGAATTCAGTAATAATTTGCCAATTAATATCTATACCATTTTTGCTATCTATAGCTTTTCCACAAGGTATAATATTAATAGTAATATCATTTTTCATGAGAAATGGTCTTATGAATATGGCAACACCTTTAACTCAAAACTTATCTATGGAATTAGTTGATAAAAAAGATAGAACTAATTTAAGCAGTTTGATATCTTTATGTTCTAATATAAGTAGAGCAATAGGAATTTCAATAGGTGGGTTTATGATGGAAAAAATTTCTTATAATTCACCGTATTATTTAACTGTAATTTTATATATAATTGGAGTAGTTATATTTGCGAGTTTATATAAAAATGAATCTAAGCTAGTTAGACAGAAAAAGTATAAAGAAGAACATGCATTTAGACATTAA
- a CDS encoding MerR family transcriptional regulator, with protein sequence MSTYFTIGEISKFFNIPIKTLRYYDEIDLLKPARVNKDNKYRYYSVEQFIKIDLIKHFKATGMSLDVVKSILNSDCSTELVLENIKLQSKKLEYKINELTNVKNYLDNLEKNISQNIEYGLDEIFIKYNEERIYMNYDVVSTNLEELDINLRDVILDLEKNNKEAYSQTGATISYDVLKNENKILYKGFKAFCNDENNVNILPKGDYITLIFEGSLIDSVNHYKKILDFIEENNIEIQGDFNEVWIMPKIDENLKEKSLVKIEILKK encoded by the coding sequence ATGAGTACATATTTTACGATAGGAGAAATATCTAAGTTTTTTAATATACCAATAAAAACACTTAGGTATTATGATGAGATAGATTTATTAAAACCAGCTCGTGTAAATAAAGATAATAAGTATAGGTATTATAGTGTTGAACAGTTTATAAAAATCGATTTAATAAAGCACTTTAAAGCAACTGGTATGTCATTAGATGTGGTTAAGAGTATACTTAATTCAGATTGTTCAACAGAGTTAGTTTTAGAAAATATAAAATTACAATCAAAAAAGTTAGAATATAAGATAAATGAACTAACAAATGTTAAAAATTATTTAGATAATTTAGAGAAAAATATATCTCAAAATATTGAATATGGGTTAGATGAAATTTTTATAAAATACAATGAAGAGAGAATATATATGAATTATGATGTAGTATCAACTAATTTAGAAGAGTTGGATATAAATCTAAGAGATGTAATATTAGATTTAGAAAAAAACAATAAGGAAGCTTATTCTCAAACGGGAGCAACTATTTCTTATGATGTATTAAAAAATGAAAATAAAATATTATATAAAGGATTTAAAGCTTTTTGTAATGATGAAAATAATGTAAATATACTTCCAAAAGGTGATTATATAACATTAATATTTGAAGGAAGTTTAATAGACAGTGTAAATCATTATAAAAAAATATTAGACTTCATAGAAGAAAATAATATCGAAATTCAAGGTGATTTCAATGAAGTATGGATTATGCCTAAAATTGATGAAAACTTAAAAGAAAAAAGTTTAGTTAAAATAGAAATACTAAAAAAGTAA
- a CDS encoding response regulator transcription factor: MEKILIIDDDLEIISLLKDIFSDEGYIVYTANNSEKALELINKAPNIILLDVMMPGKDGFELCKEIRRIVTCPIIFITAKVEENDIINGLAIGGDDYITKPFSIREIRARVKAHLRRDKRDVEKENNFLLFKNLKIDLCTREVFYFEKEVSLTKREFDIIELLALNKGQIFSKDRIYDKIWGYGAEGDCSTVAEHVKKLRAKFHCINDNFNYILTVWGVGYKWNTKEEGNNYEC; the protein is encoded by the coding sequence ATGGAAAAAATATTAATAATAGATGATGATCTAGAAATAATATCTTTGCTAAAAGATATTTTCTCGGATGAAGGATATATAGTTTATACAGCAAATAACTCAGAAAAAGCTTTAGAACTTATAAATAAAGCACCTAATATTATTTTATTAGATGTTATGATGCCTGGTAAGGATGGATTTGAGTTGTGTAAAGAAATTCGAAGAATTGTAACGTGCCCTATTATATTTATAACTGCAAAAGTTGAAGAAAATGATATTATAAATGGACTAGCTATAGGTGGAGATGATTATATAACAAAGCCATTTAGTATAAGAGAAATAAGAGCTAGAGTAAAAGCTCATTTGAGAAGGGATAAAAGAGATGTAGAAAAGGAAAATAACTTTTTATTGTTCAAAAATTTAAAAATAGATTTATGTACAAGAGAAGTATTCTACTTTGAAAAGGAAGTAAGTCTAACCAAAAGGGAATTTGATATTATAGAGCTTTTAGCTTTAAATAAAGGACAAATTTTTTCTAAGGATAGAATTTATGATAAGATTTGGGGGTATGGAGCAGAAGGCGATTGTAGCACCGTAGCAGAGCATGTGAAAAAACTAAGAGCTAAGTTCCATTGTATAAATGATAACTTTAATTATATTCTAACTGTATGGGGAGTGGGATATAAGTGGAATACAAAAGAAGAAGGGAATAATTACGAATGCTAA
- a CDS encoding DUF6143 family protein: MPCYCKDYKSEVSIEYPLYQSKQGNYFIGQTLVLMDKGQHVLASLYNPINSNVNIYVNAMTITNVSNSNLPAQFYLKSNLHKALISKSVSCTNQSILPEPIPKGKIKYSDTADTGPKNGISIFSRIVSPNTTEIIDGGQIIIPPGESIIIYIGDFLPVNFDRIIIAFGWWEEKICRY; encoded by the coding sequence ATGCCATGTTATTGTAAAGACTATAAAAGCGAAGTTTCTATAGAATATCCATTATACCAATCAAAACAAGGTAATTACTTTATAGGTCAAACACTTGTTTTAATGGATAAAGGTCAGCATGTTTTAGCTTCTCTCTATAATCCAATCAACTCTAATGTTAATATTTATGTTAATGCAATGACTATAACAAACGTTTCAAATTCAAATCTTCCTGCTCAATTTTATTTAAAGTCTAATCTTCACAAAGCTTTAATCAGTAAATCAGTTAGTTGTACTAATCAGTCTATTTTACCAGAACCTATTCCTAAAGGAAAAATTAAATATTCAGATACAGCAGATACAGGACCTAAAAATGGTATTTCTATATTTAGTAGAATTGTATCTCCTAACACAACAGAAATAATTGACGGTGGGCAGATTATTATACCTCCTGGCGAATCTATAATAATTTATATCGGAGATTTTTTACCTGTTAATTTTGACCGTATTATCATTGCATTCGGTTGGTGGGAAGAAAAAATTTGCAGATACTAA
- a CDS encoding methyl-accepting chemotaxis protein, which yields MRKISVKIVFAIVLCCIVTSTIITAITSINSKELIKKETEKRVELYAKDRANVINEALNKTIDYVDTIENLVSTTLDTKKLDKNDVYIKEYTNNLNLYIEKLAKEYKDALGIAIIINPEITKEAHQVIYERESLGGELTKKNKFTKDNFKDDAPDMQWYYNPIRAKEGIWSDPHKDAHSSSMRMAYTRPIYVGDTLVGVVAVDLFFDQFKEMIEQVKVFEEGYAFLLNKDMNYIVHKDYSEGESLKETQGIGINIGKEESGIVNHINGDEETILGYSKLKNGNIMTIAVKENDMLKELNNSLSKNIYTTIGICIVVAVIAFIIGISISRPIKYISNMIKMTSGLDLQDNEQFEKIKKCRDEVGIIGKDVIDLRDTLHTTISEIKVCSDQTAIESKNLATITENIKESFSNINHTIVELSDGAQKQATEAQQGAYMLSNLANKIEKTIETTEEIKVNLDCVVQDNNNGSMAIEELGNKLKTTNNIGNETNENIKVLAQKSKFIGEIVDAINAISRQTNLLALNAAVEASRAGTAGKGFAVVADEIRMLSQKTSESTRKIESIMTEISDGIISTEQNVVESNKAILEANDAMKISMEAFNNITDSFEKMTENVYELLKSIEEIDESKSSVVDSIQDISQICEESALATKQISSLIQTQTASANTVADAADKLNKITENLELNVNKFKL from the coding sequence ATGAGGAAAATATCTGTAAAAATAGTATTTGCAATAGTTCTTTGTTGTATAGTAACATCCACAATAATAACTGCGATAACTAGTATTAATAGCAAAGAATTGATAAAAAAAGAAACAGAAAAAAGAGTAGAACTATATGCAAAAGATAGAGCAAATGTAATAAACGAAGCATTAAATAAAACAATAGACTATGTTGATACAATTGAAAATCTAGTATCTACTACATTAGATACAAAAAAGCTAGATAAAAATGATGTATATATTAAAGAATATACAAATAATCTTAATTTATATATAGAGAAACTAGCAAAAGAGTATAAAGATGCATTAGGAATAGCAATTATAATAAATCCTGAGATAACTAAAGAAGCTCATCAAGTAATCTATGAGAGAGAATCATTAGGTGGAGAGTTGACAAAGAAAAATAAATTTACAAAAGATAACTTTAAAGATGATGCACCAGACATGCAATGGTATTATAATCCTATAAGAGCGAAAGAGGGAATATGGAGTGACCCTCATAAAGATGCTCATTCATCAAGTATGAGAATGGCTTATACAAGACCTATCTATGTAGGAGATACTTTAGTGGGGGTAGTTGCAGTAGATTTATTCTTTGATCAATTTAAAGAAATGATAGAACAAGTTAAAGTATTTGAAGAAGGATATGCATTTTTACTTAATAAAGATATGAATTATATAGTTCATAAAGACTATAGTGAAGGTGAATCACTTAAAGAGACTCAAGGGATTGGTATAAATATAGGAAAAGAAGAAAGTGGTATTGTAAATCATATAAATGGTGATGAAGAGACTATATTAGGGTATAGTAAATTAAAAAATGGAAATATAATGACTATTGCAGTTAAAGAAAATGATATGCTAAAAGAACTTAACAATAGCTTGTCAAAAAACATATACACAACTATAGGTATTTGTATAGTCGTGGCTGTAATTGCATTTATCATAGGTATAAGCATAAGTAGACCTATAAAATACATATCAAACATGATAAAGATGACATCCGGTTTAGACTTACAAGATAACGAACAGTTTGAAAAAATTAAAAAATGTAGAGATGAAGTAGGAATAATAGGCAAAGATGTAATTGATTTAAGAGACACATTACATACAACTATTTCTGAAATAAAAGTATGTTCAGATCAAACTGCAATAGAATCAAAAAATTTAGCTACAATAACTGAAAATATAAAAGAATCGTTTAGTAATATAAATCATACAATTGTAGAACTATCAGATGGTGCTCAAAAGCAAGCAACAGAAGCTCAACAAGGTGCTTATATGTTAAGTAACTTAGCTAATAAAATCGAAAAGACAATTGAAACTACAGAAGAAATAAAAGTAAATTTAGACTGTGTAGTTCAAGATAATAATAATGGTAGTATGGCTATAGAGGAATTAGGAAATAAGCTAAAAACTACAAATAATATAGGAAATGAAACTAACGAAAATATCAAAGTACTAGCTCAAAAATCGAAATTTATAGGTGAAATAGTAGATGCGATAAATGCTATCTCACGTCAAACAAATTTATTAGCATTAAATGCAGCAGTAGAAGCATCTAGGGCTGGAACTGCTGGTAAAGGATTTGCAGTTGTTGCAGACGAAATAAGAATGCTTTCACAAAAAACATCTGAATCAACTAGAAAAATAGAAAGCATAATGACTGAAATAAGTGACGGAATAATAAGTACAGAACAAAATGTAGTTGAGTCGAATAAAGCTATATTAGAAGCTAATGATGCAATGAAAATATCTATGGAAGCATTTAATAATATAACTGATTCATTTGAAAAAATGACTGAAAATGTATATGAATTATTAAAAAGTATAGAAGAAATAGACGAATCTAAAAGCTCTGTAGTTGATTCAATACAAGATATTAGCCAGATATGTGAAGAGTCAGCATTAGCAACTAAACAAATATCAAGTTTAATACAAACACAAACAGCATCAGCTAATACAGTTGCAGATGCAGCAGATAAGTTAAATAAAATAACCGAAAATCTAGAACTTAATGTTAATAAGTTTAAATTATAA
- a CDS encoding sensor histidine kinase — protein sequence MLKKYSLKKQFILTFALVLGCSIISVTLTACLALGMLNGKSIKAANYYEKKIYDIEKYINTKNDKLLNSDYEKEFNKIIPSKGIKYKVLDLESNNSYGNLDEELYSQSDMINKINTSDVDKKNNVTKYIPIVTENYKLKGVVILYYKLVVTSDSIPQILISLITFIVLISPFIYIVFFSYLFGKILSKNINDPLGKLKYATEKIKETNLDFNIEYPYNNELGEVILSFEEMKNELKNTLNKQWNMEEERKEIISGLSHDLRSPLTIIKGKVEMLLEGSYKNDDRLISYLDSIDKSTDRSIELVNDLNLINKLDSSDFNINPTSNNVFDFLNQQIDNFKDLSESKQIKINLTTENIEQDAEYTFDKNSIIRVMDNLVSNAIRHTQLNGEIDIKVTLYKSKLYFKISDNGNGFSNDDLKFALNKFYRGDKSRSAKSGNSGLGLYICKAIVEKHNGEINISNNLLGGAQVSFYLKSN from the coding sequence ATGCTAAAGAAATATTCTTTAAAAAAGCAGTTTATATTAACATTTGCTTTAGTTTTAGGTTGTAGTATTATTTCAGTTACATTAACAGCTTGTTTAGCACTTGGAATGCTTAATGGGAAAAGTATAAAAGCTGCTAATTATTATGAAAAAAAAATTTATGATATAGAAAAATATATAAATACTAAAAATGATAAATTATTAAACTCTGATTATGAAAAAGAATTTAATAAAATAATACCAAGTAAAGGAATTAAGTATAAAGTTTTAGATTTAGAAAGTAATAATAGTTATGGAAATCTAGATGAAGAATTATATAGTCAAAGTGATATGATTAATAAAATTAATACTTCTGATGTTGATAAAAAAAATAATGTAACAAAATATATTCCTATAGTAACCGAAAATTATAAACTAAAAGGTGTTGTAATTTTATATTATAAACTAGTTGTTACATCAGATAGCATACCTCAAATTTTGATTTCCTTAATTACATTTATAGTATTGATATCCCCATTTATATATATAGTATTTTTTTCTTATTTATTTGGAAAGATATTATCAAAAAATATAAATGATCCTTTAGGAAAATTAAAATATGCAACAGAAAAAATAAAAGAAACTAATTTAGATTTTAACATAGAATATCCTTACAACAATGAACTTGGTGAAGTTATATTATCATTTGAAGAAATGAAAAATGAGCTAAAAAATACTTTAAACAAGCAATGGAATATGGAAGAAGAAAGAAAAGAAATAATTTCTGGATTATCCCACGATTTAAGAAGTCCACTTACAATTATAAAAGGTAAAGTAGAAATGCTTTTAGAAGGTTCTTATAAAAATGATGATAGGTTGATTTCTTATTTAGATTCAATAGATAAATCAACAGATAGATCTATTGAGCTTGTAAATGATTTAAATTTAATTAATAAGTTAGATAGTTCAGATTTTAATATAAATCCTACAAGTAATAATGTGTTCGACTTTTTAAATCAACAAATAGACAACTTTAAAGACCTGTCAGAAAGTAAGCAAATTAAGATAAATTTAACTACAGAAAATATAGAGCAAGATGCAGAATATACTTTTGATAAAAACTCAATTATACGAGTTATGGATAATCTTGTAAGCAATGCTATAAGACATACTCAATTAAATGGAGAGATAGATATTAAAGTTACTTTATACAAAAGTAAACTATATTTTAAAATAAGTGATAATGGAAATGGATTTAGCAATGATGATTTAAAGTTTGCTTTAAATAAGTTTTATAGGGGGGATAAATCAAGAAGTGCTAAATCTGGTAATTCAGGTCTTGGACTTTATATATGTAAGGCTATAGTAGAAAAACATAATGGTGAGATTAATATTTCAAATAACTTATTAGGAGGAGCTCAAGTTTCGTTTTACTTAAAGTCCAATTAA
- a CDS encoding ATP-dependent Clp protease proteolytic subunit — translation MYTLGENKEKDKEKSNVVVEKLLQSRSIIISGEINQELAEKVATQLLILQEMSDEPIKLFINSQGGHVEAGDTIHDMIKFIKPRVIVIGTGWVASAGITIYLAANKEDRYSLPNTRYMIHQPLGGCRGQATDIHIEAKEIVRVRKRINTIISKATNQPLEKVEKDTDRNYWLNSEEAVEYGIVNKVITSYNELPSL, via the coding sequence ATGTATACTTTAGGGGAAAATAAAGAAAAAGACAAAGAGAAATCAAATGTTGTAGTAGAAAAATTGTTACAATCAAGATCAATAATTATTTCAGGGGAAATAAATCAAGAGTTAGCTGAAAAAGTAGCTACTCAATTACTTATACTTCAAGAGATGAGTGATGAGCCTATAAAACTATTTATAAATAGTCAAGGTGGTCATGTTGAAGCAGGAGATACTATACATGATATGATTAAATTTATAAAACCACGTGTTATAGTTATAGGAACTGGATGGGTTGCAAGTGCAGGTATAACAATCTATCTTGCAGCTAATAAAGAAGATAGATACTCACTACCTAATACTAGATATATGATACACCAACCATTAGGTGGATGTAGAGGTCAAGCAACTGATATACATATAGAAGCTAAGGAAATAGTAAGGGTTCGTAAAAGAATAAATACTATAATTAGTAAAGCAACAAATCAACCTTTAGAAAAAGTTGAAAAGGATACAGATAGAAATTATTGGCTAAACTCTGAAGAAGCTGTGGAATATGGAATAGTAAATAAAGTTATAACTAGCTATAATGAATTACCTAGTTTATAA